The genomic interval ACGGCCCACCCCTCGCGCTCGACCAGCGCGAACTCCTCGTAGACGCGTATCGAAACCGACCCGCCGCAGTGGGGGCAGGTCCGGTCGTTCGCGCGTCCGAGTTCCCAGCGTCGCTCGCAGGTCGGACACGGTACCTCGATACTACTCGGTTCTCGGTCGCTGTCGCGTGCCATGCGTACGGAGCGGCGACCGGTCGGGTCGCCGCGTTGGGACACGCCACTCACCGACGCGAGTAATATCTTTTCTAAAAATTCGAGATATGTCGAGAGACAGTCGTCTCAGGAGGGATTTGAGCTTACTTTTCGAGTTCGGCGTCCATCTCGGCTTCGACTTCGTCCATGTCGGGAGCCTCCTCGTCCATCTCCTCGATGACCTCGTCGGGGCTCTTTATGTCGGCGGGGTCTTCGCCCTCCTTGATGGCCTGGGCTTCCTGCTCCATCGCTTCCACGTCCATCTCGGCCTCCTTGTCTATCTGGCCGAGAATCTCCTCGATGTCGTCGAGGCCGAGGAGTTCGCGGGTCTCGGCGTCGAAGTCGAGGCTGTCGAGCTGCTCGCCGTCCTCCTTCACGTCGCTACCGGTGAGGTGCTTGCCGTACCGGCCGACCAGCGACGACAGCTCCTGGGGCAGGACGAACGTCGTCGACTCGCCCTGACCGATGGATTCGAGGGTCTCCATGCCCTTCTCGATGACCGCGCGCTCGCCCATCGACTCGGCCGACTTGGCGCGCAGGACGGTCGAGACCGCGTCACCCTGCGCTTCCAGAATCTGGCTCTGCTTCTCACCCTGTGCGCGGATGATGTTCGACTGCTTGTCACCTTCGGCCTTCTCGATGGCGCTGCGGCGCTCACCTTGGGCCTCCAGAATCATGGCGCGGCGCTTGCGCTCGGCGGAGGTCTGTTGCTCCATGGCCTGCTGGACGTCCTTGCTGGGGTTGACCTCCCGGACCTCGACGCTCTCGACCCGGATGCCCCACTCGTCGGTGGGTTCGTCGAGTTCCTTGCGAATCTTGGCGTTGATCTGCTGGCGCTTGTTGAGGGTGTCGTCGAGTTCCATGTCGCCCAGCACCGCGCGCAGGGTGGTCTGGGCGAGGTTCGACACCGCGCGCTTGTAGTCCTCGACCTCCAGATACGCCTTCTTGGCGTCCATCACCTTGATGTAGACCACGGCGTCGGCGGTCACGGGCGAGTTGTCCCGGGTGATGGCCTCCTGTCGGGGCACGTCGAGCGTCTGGGTCCGCATGTCGAATTTGTGGGTCGCGCTCACGAACGGCGGCACGAAGTTGATACCGGGTTCGAGGAGCTTTCGGTACTCACCGAACACGGTCAGTGCTCGCTTCTCGGTCGCGTCCACGATCTCGACCGACTGCCACACCGTGATGACCACGAGTGCGAGGAACAGCAGGGCGACGATGGTGAAGCCACCGGTGGCCTGTAGTGGAATCAGCATACGTCTTGGTGTTAGAATGAAGATGTGTTAAACATTCTGCTCACCGTCACCCGTTCGGCCGCGAAATCATCCGGGTCGCGCTCGCGGCTCGGCCGCGAGCGCGACCCTCACGTCCCCTCGGATACCAAGCTCATACTCCCTCGGATACCAAGCTCACCCCTCCAAAACCGGACTCACGCCTCTTCGGTGTCGGTCTCGCGTTCGCGCTCGCGGGCCTCCTCGGCCCGGCGGAGTTCCCGGTCGATGGGGTCCTCGATGGCGTCGAGGGGTTCGACCGTGACGACGTTGCCGCCGCCGGGGTCGACCACCATCACCTCGGTGCCCTCGGGAATCTCGCCGTCCATGCTCCGTGCGGCGTAGAAGGGGTTGAATCCCCCCTCGTGCAACTTTATCTGGCCGTCGCGGGGCGTGACGCGCTCGGTCACCCGGCCGGTCTGGCCCTTGAGCGAGTCGGAGTCCTTGGTTCGCGCGACGCCCTTGCCGCCGTAGAGGTCGAATTCGCGGTAGGCGTAGAGCGCGATACCGCCGAAGCCCAGCACCAGCGCGCCCAGCACGAGCGGTCCGGCGAGCGGCGGGACCAGCAGACCCACCAGCCCCGCGAGGATGAGCGCGACCCCGAGGACGATGAAGTGCGCGCCCGGTATCAGCGCCTCGGCAATCGCCAGCGCGACGCCAGCGACGAACAACAACATCGGGAGCGAGTCCAACAGCGGTGCCATATCCGTGTGTTAGAATTCCGGGTGGTTAACGTTTTGCAGTGGGCCGGGGGACGGCCATCGGGAACCGGCCGATGACGGACCCGGCAGGAAGCGACCGGTGAACTGTCCTCCCGGGCGGGACTGAAAGGGGCCGGGCGCTCGCGTTCACTTCAGTCGCCTCCGCGGGCAACTATTTCCGTGCGGGTGGTGCGGAGAGCACGGAAATATCCCGCGGAGCGACCGCGAGCGTCCGGGGGCTTTCTGGGCCTTTAGGACGACGGCTTCCACAACTATGGAGTCAGAACGCTACCTACCAGTAAAACCAAACTGACGACACCATCAGGCCGCCAGAAAGAGGAGACGGACGAACACCGCGAGCGTCGTGAGCACGCCCAGCGCGACGAAGAAGGCGTTCTCGGCCGACGGCGACCCGGGGTAGAGTTCGGGGTCTGGGTCGTCCTCGGCGTCCTCACCCACCTCGTCGAGGTCGTAGGTCCACTCCGAATCGGAATCTGACATGTCCGTCGCTAAGCGGGCAACCGACAAAAGCCTTGGCGGGTCACCGCCGATGGGTCGCCCCTGACAATCACGGGCGGTGGGCGTAGTTGATGTCGCCCTCGTAGACCACCCCGCGCTCGGCGTCGAGGGTCACCTCGTCGCCGTCGCGGATTCGGGGTTCGAGCGGCGCGCCGCTGATCATCGGCACGTCGAGTTCGCGGGCCACCATCGCGGGGTAGCCCGTCATCCCCGGCCGGGCGTCGACGATGCCGACCAGCGTTCCGGGGTCGCCCGCGAACTCGCCGTCGAAGCCGGGGCCGACTGCGAGTATCGACCCCTCGGGAACGTCGGTGAGGTCGCCGTCCTCGGTACGGTAGACGGGCGCGGCGACCCGACCGCTGACCACGCTCCGACCGGTCGCGATGGTCTCGGCCGCGACGTGGACCTTCAGCATGTTGGTCGAACTCGTCCCCTCCAGTTCGGACATCATCCCCGAGAGCACGACCACGGTGTCGCCGCTGTCGGCGACGCCCGCGTCGAGGGCCGACTGGACCGCGTCCTCGATGATGGTGTCCACGCCCGCCGACATCGGCGTGTATCGGGGGTCGACGCCCCACGAGAGCGCGAGCTTTCGGCGCACCTCGTCGTTGGGCGTGGTCGCCACCACGGGGACCTGCGGGCGGAACTTCGCGACTTTGAGCGCGGTGTATCCGGACTCGCTGGCCGCCACGATGGCCGACGCGCCGATGTCCCGCGCCAGAAAGCGGGCCGACCGCGCCAGCGCGTCGGTCCGGGCGTCGTCGGCCGGGGGGACGCGCTGTTCGCGGCTCTCGTCGTACTCCCCGCTCGACTCGACCTGCCGGACGATTCGGTCCATGGTCTCGACGACCCGGACGGGGTCGTCGCCGATGGCGGTCTCGCCCGACAGCATGACGGCGTCGGTGCCGTCGAGGACGGCGTTCGCAACGTCGGAGGCCTCCGCGCGGGTGGGCCTGCGGGCGTGGACCATCGAGTCGAGCATCTCGGTCGCGGTGATGACCGGCACGCCCGCGCGCTGGCACTTCCGGATGATGCGCTTCTGTATCATCGGCACGTCTTCGAGCGGGCACTCGACGCCGAGGTCGCCGCGCGCGACCATCACGCCGTAGGCGGCCTCGATGATCTCGTCGAGGTTCTCGACCGCTCCCCGGCGCTCGATCTTCGCGATGACGGGGACGTCGGCGCCGCTGTCCTCCAGAAACTCGCTGACCTCGTAGACGTCCTCGGCGCTCCGGACGAAGCTCGCGGCCACGAAGTCCACGTCCTTCTCGGCGGCGAGTTCGAGGTCCCCCCGGTCCTTATCGGTGACCACGTCGAGGTCGAGTTCCACGCCGGGGACGTTGACCCCCTTGCGAGAGCTCAGGTCGCCGCCGCTGTCGACGCTGGCGACCACGGTCTCGCCCTCGACTTCCTCGACGGTCGTCTCGATGCGGCCGTCGTCGAGCAGGACCTTGTCGCCGGGTTCGGCGCTCGCGATGGCGTGGCTCAGCCCGACCTCCTCGGAGGTGGCGGTGTCGCCCTCGACGAACCGCACCGTCGAGCCGTCTTCGAGGTGGATGGGTTCGTCGACCTCCGCGGTCCGAATTTCGGGCCCCTGCAGGTCGAGCATGACCGCGAGCGGGTCGTCGGTGGTCTCGTCGACCGCGCGGACGTCGTCGACGAGGGCGGCGCGGTCCTCGCGGGTGCCGTGGCTCGCGTTGAGCCGCGCCACCGTCATTCCGGCGTCGGCGAGTTCCCGGATGGTACGCTGGGAGTCCGAGGCCGGACCCAGCGTACACACGATCTTCGCGTTTCTCATGGCCGGGCGTACGCCGCTTTCGCTCAAAAACCCCCGGTGATTAACTCGGAGTCGGATTCGGTTTCCACGGCCACAACTAATTTGTTGTACTGCCGACGAGACCACAGCTATGGCGACGTACGCTTCGCTTTTGAAGGTTCGGAAGGACTTCCAGAACCCCCAGGACATGGTCTCCAGTTGGGGAGACATCCGGACGGACGTAGAGGAGTTCGACGTGGACCTCCAACACACCTACGCCATCCTCGGCGAGTACGACTTCCTCGTCATCATGGAGGCCCCCGACCGCGACGGGGCGTATCAGGCTGGCGTCGCGCTCGAACGCCACGGGTTCGACTCCCAGACGATGGAGATACTCCCGACCGAGGAGCTCGCGCAGGTCGTCGACGACGTGTAAACACTGTAGATATTCAAGAATAGCTCGTTTGCAAGGCAGATTTTCTAACTTCCTCTACTTCGTCAATTACATCAGCCAGTTCTTCAAGGTCCGCCGTTAGCTCGTCATATACAATACAATTGGTGAAAAGATAAAGGACTAATTCATTAACATCCTCAAAGTCATCAGGGTCGCATTCAATCCTTGATTCTGTTTCTAATGCTTCCTCAAAGATATTCGTAAGAATGGTGTTCAAAAGAGTCTCGACTTCGCTAATTAGTCCTGGTTGCAATTGCTCCATTAATTCCTTTTGTTCTTTGTCCAGTCCCGCTATTATAAACTTCAGACGACCAAGACCGTCTAGAACCTTGTCTAACTGACAGAACTTTTCCTCATCGTAATAGTCTTGACCACCTTCAATTGTCAAAGATATAAATGCTAAATTGCCGGACGGCCTATACTCCTCCAGAACTTCGTTAGTGCTAACTATCTCTTTTCTGTTCTCTCCCTCCCATGTGTAGACTGAGACCTCAATTACAGGTGCTTCTTCAGAAGCGTGGTTGTATGATATAATTTCTTTCCCAAAGCCTACCAACTCTTTTTGCAAACCTCTCCTCTCTAAAGGGGCTGATAAAGACAGATGAAGTTTTTCGAGATGGTCAACGAACTCCGCTAGAACCTCCGCAATCTCTCTCAGGTCTTCCTTTTGCTCTAACCGTTTTTCGAACTTTTTCTGCTTATACTGGGAGTAGAGCCCTATTAGAAGACCACCCGCACCAAAAAATACACCAAGTAGTCCTATAACATCCATAAGGGAATCAAGAAATCTACGCCTTAAAAAGATGTGAGTTCTTTGGCAGTCTTTCAGTTATAAAGAGAACAGACTCTATTCTACCGCACCTTCGTGCCCGGAACGCTGTCGCCGTGCGTGGTGAGGAGGTCGGCCTGCTCGCCCGCGGCCAGCACCATCCCGTTGCTCTCGACGCCGAACAGTTCGGCCTTCTCCAGGTTCGCCACGATGACGACCTTCTCGCCCGGTAGCTCGTCGAGGTCGTGGAGCTGTTTGATGCCCGCGACGATCTGGCGGGTCTCGACGCCGATGTCGACTTCGAGGCGCGCGAGGTCGTCGGCACCCTCGATGCCCTCGGCCGATTCGATGCGCCCGACCCGGAGGTCGAGGTCCTGGAAGTCGTCGAAGCTGATGCGGTCGTCGGCGATGGGTTCGATGTCGGTTTCGTCGGTCATGGATTCGTCTTCGGTTTCCTCGGCGTCGGCGGCGCTCTCGGCCGCCGCGTCGATGCGTTCCTGAAGCTTCTCGTTGAGTTCCTCGACGCGCTCGTCCTCGATCTTCTCGAACAGTTCGTCGGGTTCGTCGAACGCGCCGGGCGGCGATTCGAGCGCGGCCGCGAGCGGCGCGTCGTGGACCGACCCGTCCTCGCCGAGCTGCTCCCAGAGGGTCTGGGCCTTCTCGGGGAGGATGGGCGCGGCGAGGACCGCGACCGCCTTCGCGAGCTGGACGCAGTCGTAGATGACCTGCGCGGCGGCCTCGGGGTCGTCGTCGGTGAGGTTCCACGGCTCGTTGCGCTGGATGTACTCGTTGCCGAAGCCCGCCAGCGCGACCGCGGCGTCGCCCGCCGCCTTGAGCGAGTAGTCGTTGATGGCGTCCTCGAAGTCGGCGGTGGCCTCGCGGATGCGCTCGGCCACCTCCTCGGACGTTTCGGCGTCGGGCGCGCCGCCGTAGTTCCGGGCAGCGAACAGCAGGCTCCGGTAGGCGAAGTTGCCGAGCGTGCCGACCAGCTCGCCGTTGACGCGCTCCTGGAACTTCTCCCACGAGAAGTCCACGTCCTGCTGGAACCCGCCGGTGGTGGTGAGGTAGTAGCGCACGAGGTCGGGGGCGAAGCCCTCGTCGAGGTAGTCGTCGGCCCACACCGCGCGGTTACGGCTGGTCGAGAACGCCGCCCCGTCGAGGTTGACGAAGCCGCTGGCCATGACCGCGCGGGGCTCGTTGTAGCCCGCCCCGCGGAGCATCGACGGCCAGAAGACGGTGTGGTGCTGGATGATGTCCCGGCCGATGACGTGGACGATTTCGCCCGTCTCGGACTGGGCCCACGCGTCGGGGTCGGCCTCGTCGGGCGCTCCGGCCTCGGGCGCGCCCGCCTTCCAGACCGTCTCCCAGTCGTACTCATCCGCACCGACGCGCTCGGTGTACTGCTTGGTCGAGGCGACGTACTCGATGGGCGCGTCGACCCAGACGTAGAGGACGAGGTCCTCCTCGCCTTCGCCCGGATAATCTATCCCCCAGTCCATGTCGCGGGTGATACAGAGGTCCTGTAGCTCGCCCTCTATCCACTCGCGGGGCTGATTGCGGGCGTTGCTGGTCCCTTCGAGGCGCTCGATGAACCCCTTGAGGTACTCCTGGAAGTCGGCGAGCCGCAGGAACTCGTGTTCGCGGGTCCGGTACTCCGCGGGGTTGCCCGTCAGGGTCGAGCGCGGGTCCTCGATCTCGCCGGGTTCGAGGTGGCGCTGACACCCCTCGTCGCACTCGTCGCCGCGGGCCTTCGCGCCGCAGTAGGGGCAGGTCCCCTCAACGTAGCGGTCGGGCAGAGGCTGGTCGGCCTGGGGGTCCCACGCGACCTGAATCTCCTTCTCGAAGACGTACTCGCCGTCGATCCACGACCGGACGAACTCCTGGGTCAACTCGGTGTTGGTCTCGTCGTGGGTGTGGCCGTAGTTGTCGAACTCGACGTTGAACTGCGGGAACGTCTCGGCGTACTTCTCGTGGTGTTTCAGGGCGAACTCCTCGGGCGAGACGCCCTCCTTCTCGGCGTTGACCGCCACGGGGGTGCCGTGCATGTCCGACCCCGAGACGAAGGCGGTCTCCTGTCCGAGCGTCTCCAGCGCGCGGGCGTAGGCGTCGCCGCTGACGTACGTCCGGAGGTGGCCGATGTGCAACTCGCCGTTGGCGTACGGCAGGCCGCACGTCACCACCGCCGGGTTGTCGGTGGGGAAGTCGTCGTGGCTCATACTATCCAATCCTCCGTCGCGGGTGTAAAACCCGCCGATTTCCGCGTTCGTGCATGTGAGTCAGTTGTGGGGTTCGGTGGTCGCGACTCGGTGCGTGGATTCGACCGGTCGGGTTTCACCGCCCCGCGTGAGGGTCGAGAGAAAGGGGTCGCGGTCCGGCGGGTCCCCCCGACGCTACGCGTCGCTGTGCATACGCATAGAGCGGGCGTGCGCCGGTCGGGGGGTGCGGACCGCGGGTAGCACGTTCCCGGATAGCGTGTTCGGATATTTAAATGTTCGTCCGGAGGCGAGTCCCGTTTCGAACTCGTATCGCGAGGGAAGCTCTCCACCGTGAATCGCCCGGTGGATCAAACCACAGGGTGGGAATGAAAGGGGCCGGGCGCTCGCGTGAAGTTTAGTCGCCTCTGCGGGCGACTATTTCCGCGCCGATGCGTTGCGCTGCGGTGAGGCGCGGAAATATCCCGCAGAGCGACCGCGAGCGCCCGGGGGCTTTCTCGCGCTTCGTTGCAGTTCCCGATTCGATACCCGACTACTGTTCGGGGACTTTCTGGGCAGTCACCACGACCCTCGTTCAGTTCTCAAATGAATCTCCGAGAACCCCACCCGGCGAACAGACTCATACCCATTCGACCCCTAATCGCGGTCCATGCTCGACCGCGAATACACGCTCGTGGCCCACCCGCGACTCCGGGCGCGGCTCTCGTACAGGACCGCCGACGGCGACCTCACAGCCGCGACCCTCCAGTTCGACTACCGGCCCGAGGGCGAGTGGACCGAGACGGGACCCGCGGTGGACCTGCCCGAACACCCCGAGGACGCCGGAGTCGAGTGGCAGGGGTTCGACATCGCGCTCTATCGCGACGGCGAGGCGGTGTTCGCCCGCGAGACCTCCTCGTCGTTGCTCTCGGACCTCGCAGACGCGGTGGACGCGGTCGAACGATACGCGCCGGGGGTCGCCCGCCGGGGGA from Halorussus salilacus carries:
- a CDS encoding SPFH domain-containing protein, encoding MLIPLQATGGFTIVALLFLALVVITVWQSVEIVDATEKRALTVFGEYRKLLEPGINFVPPFVSATHKFDMRTQTLDVPRQEAITRDNSPVTADAVVYIKVMDAKKAYLEVEDYKRAVSNLAQTTLRAVLGDMELDDTLNKRQQINAKIRKELDEPTDEWGIRVESVEVREVNPSKDVQQAMEQQTSAERKRRAMILEAQGERRSAIEKAEGDKQSNIIRAQGEKQSQILEAQGDAVSTVLRAKSAESMGERAVIEKGMETLESIGQGESTTFVLPQELSSLVGRYGKHLTGSDVKEDGEQLDSLDFDAETRELLGLDDIEEILGQIDKEAEMDVEAMEQEAQAIKEGEDPADIKSPDEVIEEMDEEAPDMDEVEAEMDAELEK
- a CDS encoding DUF7312 domain-containing protein produces the protein MSDSDSEWTYDLDEVGEDAEDDPDPELYPGSPSAENAFFVALGVLTTLAVFVRLLFLAA
- a CDS encoding GYD domain-containing protein, with the translated sequence MATYASLLKVRKDFQNPQDMVSSWGDIRTDVEEFDVDLQHTYAILGEYDFLVIMEAPDRDGAYQAGVALERHGFDSQTMEILPTEELAQVVDDV
- the pyk gene encoding pyruvate kinase; this encodes MRNAKIVCTLGPASDSQRTIRELADAGMTVARLNASHGTREDRAALVDDVRAVDETTDDPLAVMLDLQGPEIRTAEVDEPIHLEDGSTVRFVEGDTATSEEVGLSHAIASAEPGDKVLLDDGRIETTVEEVEGETVVASVDSGGDLSSRKGVNVPGVELDLDVVTDKDRGDLELAAEKDVDFVAASFVRSAEDVYEVSEFLEDSGADVPVIAKIERRGAVENLDEIIEAAYGVMVARGDLGVECPLEDVPMIQKRIIRKCQRAGVPVITATEMLDSMVHARRPTRAEASDVANAVLDGTDAVMLSGETAIGDDPVRVVETMDRIVRQVESSGEYDESREQRVPPADDARTDALARSARFLARDIGASAIVAASESGYTALKVAKFRPQVPVVATTPNDEVRRKLALSWGVDPRYTPMSAGVDTIIEDAVQSALDAGVADSGDTVVVLSGMMSELEGTSSTNMLKVHVAAETIATGRSVVSGRVAAPVYRTEDGDLTDVPEGSILAVGPGFDGEFAGDPGTLVGIVDARPGMTGYPAMVARELDVPMISGAPLEPRIRDGDEVTLDAERGVVYEGDINYAHRP
- a CDS encoding NfeD family protein → MAPLLDSLPMLLFVAGVALAIAEALIPGAHFIVLGVALILAGLVGLLVPPLAGPLVLGALVLGFGGIALYAYREFDLYGGKGVARTKDSDSLKGQTGRVTERVTPRDGQIKLHEGGFNPFYAARSMDGEIPEGTEVMVVDPGGGNVVTVEPLDAIEDPIDRELRRAEEARERERETDTEEA
- the metG gene encoding methionine--tRNA ligase yields the protein MSHDDFPTDNPAVVTCGLPYANGELHIGHLRTYVSGDAYARALETLGQETAFVSGSDMHGTPVAVNAEKEGVSPEEFALKHHEKYAETFPQFNVEFDNYGHTHDETNTELTQEFVRSWIDGEYVFEKEIQVAWDPQADQPLPDRYVEGTCPYCGAKARGDECDEGCQRHLEPGEIEDPRSTLTGNPAEYRTREHEFLRLADFQEYLKGFIERLEGTSNARNQPREWIEGELQDLCITRDMDWGIDYPGEGEEDLVLYVWVDAPIEYVASTKQYTERVGADEYDWETVWKAGAPEAGAPDEADPDAWAQSETGEIVHVIGRDIIQHHTVFWPSMLRGAGYNEPRAVMASGFVNLDGAAFSTSRNRAVWADDYLDEGFAPDLVRYYLTTTGGFQQDVDFSWEKFQERVNGELVGTLGNFAYRSLLFAARNYGGAPDAETSEEVAERIREATADFEDAINDYSLKAAGDAAVALAGFGNEYIQRNEPWNLTDDDPEAAAQVIYDCVQLAKAVAVLAAPILPEKAQTLWEQLGEDGSVHDAPLAAALESPPGAFDEPDELFEKIEDERVEELNEKLQERIDAAAESAADAEETEDESMTDETDIEPIADDRISFDDFQDLDLRVGRIESAEGIEGADDLARLEVDIGVETRQIVAGIKQLHDLDELPGEKVVIVANLEKAELFGVESNGMVLAAGEQADLLTTHGDSVPGTKVR